One genomic segment of Streptomyces sp. TLI_146 includes these proteins:
- the ald gene encoding alanine dehydrogenase — protein MKVGIPREVKNNEFRVAITPAGVHELVRNGHQVVIEQNAGVGSSITDAEYVAAGAEILGTADEVWASADLLLKVKEPIAEEYHRLRKDQTLFTYLHLAASRECTDALLESGTTAIAYETVETANRALPLLAPMSEVAGRLAPQVGAYHLMRSVGGRGVLPGGVPGTHAGECVVIGGGVSGWNAVQIAVGMGFHVTLLDRDINKLREADKIFGTKIKTIVSNAYELEKAVVEADLVIGAVLIPGAKAPKLVTNELVAKMKPGSVLVDIAIDQGGCFEDSRPTTHAEPTFMVHDSVFYCVANMPGAVPNTSTYALTNATLPYIVSLANNGWAEALRRDPALALGLNTHDGQVVYGPVAEAHGLETVELSTLLG, from the coding sequence GTGAAGGTCGGCATCCCCCGCGAGGTCAAGAACAACGAGTTCCGGGTGGCCATCACCCCCGCCGGCGTGCACGAGCTGGTGCGCAACGGCCACCAGGTCGTCATCGAGCAGAACGCCGGTGTCGGCTCGTCGATCACGGACGCCGAGTACGTGGCCGCCGGCGCCGAGATCCTGGGCACGGCCGACGAGGTGTGGGCCTCCGCCGACCTGCTGCTGAAGGTCAAGGAGCCCATCGCCGAGGAGTACCACCGCCTCCGCAAGGACCAGACGCTCTTCACCTACCTGCACCTCGCCGCGTCCCGCGAGTGCACGGACGCCCTCCTGGAGTCCGGCACCACCGCCATCGCGTACGAGACGGTGGAGACCGCGAACCGCGCGCTGCCGCTGCTCGCCCCGATGTCCGAGGTCGCGGGCCGGCTGGCCCCGCAGGTCGGCGCGTACCACCTGATGCGCTCGGTCGGCGGCCGCGGCGTGCTGCCCGGCGGCGTCCCCGGCACCCACGCCGGTGAGTGCGTCGTCATCGGCGGCGGCGTCTCCGGCTGGAACGCCGTGCAGATCGCCGTCGGCATGGGCTTCCACGTGACCCTGCTCGACCGCGACATCAACAAGCTCCGCGAGGCCGACAAGATCTTCGGCACGAAGATCAAGACGATCGTCTCCAACGCCTACGAGCTGGAGAAGGCCGTCGTCGAGGCCGACCTCGTCATCGGCGCCGTCCTGATCCCGGGCGCCAAGGCCCCGAAGCTGGTCACCAACGAGCTCGTCGCCAAGATGAAGCCCGGAAGTGTCCTTGTCGACATCGCGATCGACCAGGGCGGCTGCTTCGAGGACTCGCGTCCCACCACCCACGCCGAGCCGACCTTCATGGTCCACGACTCGGTCTTCTACTGCGTCGCCAACATGCCGGGCGCGGTGCCCAACACCTCCACCTACGCCCTGACCAACGCCACGCTGCCCTACATCGTGTCGCTGGCGAACAACGGCTGGGCCGAGGCGCTGCGCCGCGACCCGGCGCTCGCCCTGGGCCTCAACACCCATGACGGCCAGGTCGTTTACGGCCCGGTCGCCGAGGCCCACGGCCTGGAGACCGTCGAGCTGAGCACGCTCCTCGGCTGA